A window of Trueperaceae bacterium genomic DNA:
GACGACGGACCCGACGCCGCCGTCCGGGACGACGCCGACGCCCCCCCGCGCGCCGCCCGCCCCCGCCGCACCCCGGCGGGCCGCCCCGGCCCGCGCAGCCCCGGCCCCCGCGCCGCCCCCCGCCCGTCGGGCGGCGCGCTCGCCGCGGCGCTCCGCGCGGCCGGCCCGATGCTCGCGACCGTCGTCGTCGCCGGCGTCGTCATCGGCACCGCCGTGTGGGGCTTCAACCAACTGCTGTTCGACCCCGCCCCGCCCACCGCGACCGCCGATGCGACCACCGACGCCCCCGCCGACGCCCCCGCCGACGCCCCCGCCCCGAGCGCACCCGACGCGCCCGCGGCGACGGACCCCGCCGGCCCCGACGTCCTCGCCGCCCCCGACGGCGGCGTCGCCGAGGGCCTCGCGGGCGCCGCCGACGACGTCGCCCTGAGCGTCACGACCGACCCGCCGGGCGCCCGCGTCAGCGTCGACGCCTTCGCACTGCCCGGCGTGACGCCGCTGCAGAACGTCCCGATCACCGCCCGCGCCGAGCGGACGCTGCGCATCGAACGCGACGGGTACCTCCCGGTCGAAACGACGCTCGCCTTCGACCGCGACCGCGAGGTGGTCGTCACGCTCGAGCCGGAGCCCGACGCGCCGCCCCCCGAGGCCTCCGGCGAGGCCGGCACGATCCGCGTGGTCGTCGAGGAGGCCAGCTGGCTCGAGGCCTACCAATCCACCGCCCGCGGCGAAGGGGAACGCCTCGCCTACACCACCGCCCAACCGGGCGACACGTTCACGTTCGAACGCCCCGTGTACCTGCACGTCGGCAACGCCGGCGGGCTCGAGGTGCTCGTCGACGGCGAACCGCTCGTGCCGACCCTCGGCTCGCGCGGCGCGGTCACCGGCCGCGCCTTCCCGGAGGACGCTCCTTGATCTGGAACCTCGCGCTGCACTCGCTGCGCCACCGCCCGCTCCGCACCTTCCTCACCGCTACCGGCATCGCCATCGCCGTCGGATCCATGGTCGTCTTCCTCTCCCTCGGCGAGGGGCTCCGCCGCGCCTTCGCCAGCGAACTCTCGAACATCGGCGCGGAACTGCAGATCAGTTACGGCTCGTTCGAAACGAGCGGGTTCGGCGGCGTCCCCGAGCTCCCCCTCGACCTGCTCGACGACGTCGAAGCGGCCGCCGAACCGTTCGGCGTCACGAAGGTCGTGCCGCTCATCCTGTACGTGCGCGGCGGCTTCACCGCGTCGAGCTCGTTCGCCTTCCAGGGCCTCCCCGCCGACGTCGACGTCGCCTCGATCTACCCCGGCTACCAGGTCGTCGAGGGCGACGGCATCGGCCCCGACGACGCGGGACGCAACGTCGCGGTCGTCGGGGTCCAGGCGGCCGAACGCTCGAACCTGGCGATCGGGGACGTGCTGCGCCTCAGTTCCGACGCGACCTTCGAGATCGTCGGGCTCGCCGAGGACGGCGGCGGCTTCTTGAGCAACGGCATCGTCGTCCCCCTCTCGTCGCTCCAGACCGCCATCCAGAGCCCCGACCGCGTGAGCTTCCTCGTCGTCGACCTCGAGGACCCCAGCCGCGCCGACGAGGCGGCCGCCGCCCTCGAGGAGCGCTTCCCCGAGCTCGGGGTGCAGACCGCCGGCGACGTGCTGTCGGTCATCGAGCGCGGCATCCGCATCACCGACGTCGTCCGCCTCGGCATCAGCGCCATCGCATTGATCGTCGGCGCGATCGCCGTGGCGAACACGGTGCTGATGAGCGTCTTCGAACGCACCCGCGAGTTCGGGGTCGTGCGCGCCGTGGGCGCCCGCCCCCGCTTCCTGTTCGGGGTGGTGCTCGCGGAAAGCGTGCTGTTGTCGCTCGTCGGCGGCGCGGCCGGCGTCGCGCTCGGGCGCGGCGGGGCGTGGGCGGTCAACCTCGTCTCCGCCGACCTGATCGGCCTCGACGTCGCCGCCGTCACCCTCCGCCTCGTCGCGTTCGCCCTCCTCGTCGCGCTCGCCATGGGGCTCCTCTCCGGCCTCGCGCCCTCGGCGCGGGCCGCGCGGATCCAGATCGCCGACGCGGTCTCGCAGGGAGGCTGAGATGCTGCGCGCCGAGCAGTTGGTCCGTACCTACGCCACGCCCGCCGGCCCGGTCCACGCCCTCCAGGGCGTCGACCACGCCTTCGCGCCGGGGCGCGTCACCGCCGTCATGGGGCCCTCGGGGTCCGGCAAGTCGACGCTGCTGAACCTGCTGGCCGGCTTCGACCGGCCCGACGCGGGGCACGTCCGCCTCGACGACCTCGCCCTCGACGCGTTGAGCGAAACGCGCCTCGCGGCGCTCCGCCTCCGGCACTTCGGGTTCGTCTTCCAAGCGTCGAACCTCATCTCGGTGCTGCCCGCCCGCGCGAACGTCGCCTTCCCGATGGGGTTGGCCGGCGTCCCGGCCAACGAGCGGTTGGTGCGCGCCGACGCGCTTCTGGGGCGCTTCGGGGTCGCGCACCGCGGCGGGGCGCTGCCCGCGAAACTCTCGGGCGGGGAACGGCAGCGCGTGGCGCTGGCGCGCGCCCTCGCGAACGACCCGCAGGTCGTGTTCGCCGACGAGCCGACCGGCAACCTCGATCGCGCCAGCGGCCGTGAGGTGATCGACGCCCTCCGCGAGGTGGCGGCCGACGGCCGGACGGTGATCGTCGTGACGCACGACGCCGCCGTCGCCGACGCCGCCGACGTCACCCTCGCCATCGCCGACGGCGCCATCACGTCGGTCGTGGGCGCCGACGCCGGCGAGGCGGCGTGAGCGGCGGCGTGCCCCCCGCGCCGCGCTGGGCGGCGGTCGGGGCGCTGCTCGCCGGCGCCGGCGTGGCGCTCGGTGCGTTCGGGGCGCACGCCCTCGAACCGGTCCTGAGCGAGGCGCGCCTCGCGACGTTCGACACCGCGGTGCGCTACCAGACGGTGCACGGCGTCGCGCTCCTGGCCACCGCTCCGCTCGGGGCGGCCGCCCGCCCCGCACGCCCCTGGCTGCTGGCCGGCACCGTCGTGTTCGCCGGCGCCCTGTACGCCCTCGTCGCGACCGACGTCTCCGCCTTCGGGGCGGTCGCCCCGGTCGGCGGCGTCGCGCTGATCCTCGGGTGGGCCCTCCTCGCCTGGCGCCTCCTGCGCACCCGCACCCCGGCCCGTCCGTGAGCGCCTCGCGCAGCGCGGCGGACGCGATGCCGTCCGCCGCCACCGTCACGGCGGTCCTCGTCGCCGTCGTCGCCGCCATCAGCCTCGGTGCGATCTTCGCGCGCCTCGCCGACGCGCCGGGCGCCGTCGTGGCGTTGTGGCGCATGGCGTTCGCCTCGGTGCTGATCCTGCCCGCCGGCCTGCGGGGCTTGCGGCGCGCCCCGCCGACCGCCGCCAGCCTCCGCCCCGCCCTCCTCGCCGGCCTGCTGCTGGGGGTGCACTTCGCGACGTGGCTGACGTCGCTCGCCTACACGACGGTCGCCGCCAGCGTCACCCTCGTCACGACGGTCCCGATCTGGGTGGCGCTCGCGCGCTGGTGGGGCGGGACGCCGCCCACGCGCGGCGTTCTGGTGGGGCTCGTCCTCGCGATCGGTGGGGGCGTCGCGATCGGGGTCGGCGACCTGCAGGGCGGCAGCGCCCCGCTGCTGGGCGACGCCCTGGCGTTGCTCGGGGCGTGGTCCGCGGCGGGGTACTTCCTGCTCGGCCGGCGCGCGCAGCGCGCGGGCCTGTCGACCTCGGGCTACGCGACGATCGCCTACCTCGTCGCCGCCCTCGTTTTGATCCCTCTGCCCGCCGTGCTCGGCGCGCCGTACCTCGACTGGCCGGCCGCCACGTGGGGCTGGATCCTCCTGATGGCGCTCGCCCCGCAGCTCGTGGGGCACGGCGGCCTCAACTGGGCGAACCGGCACCTCGACCCGACGGTCGTGGCGACCGTGACGCTGCTCGAACCGATCGGGGCGGGCGTCCTCGCCTGGCTCCTGTTCACCGAGATCCCGGGGGTGGGGGTGCTGCTCGGGGCGCCGGTCCTGTTGAGCGGCGTAGCGCTCGTGGTGCGGCACCGGCGGCGCGAGGGGCCGGGCGCCGCCCACCCCGCCCCCTGAGCCGTCCTGGACCCGGCACGCGCCGAGCGGACGACGGCCGAGGACGGGGTCACGTGCTACACTACGGGGCGTGACCGAGGCACGCGACGGCATGCACCGCGCCCCGGCGCGCACCGCTGCGCGCGGGACGCGAGCCACGCGACGCCCCATCCTACTTCGGGACGCCGCCCCCGTCGGGGGCGCGCGCACGGCGCGCCCACCCCGTGCGCGCCCGAGCGACGAGGAGTGAACGTGGACAAGGCCAGCAAATTCAAGAACGGCGACCAGGTGGTCCTCCCGCCGTACGGCGTCGGCATCGTGTCGGGCACGACCACGAAGACGGTCGCCGGCACCGACTTCACGTACTACCAGGTCG
This region includes:
- a CDS encoding DUF4115 domain-containing protein, coding for DDGPDAAVRDDADAPPRAARPRRTPAGRPGPRSPGPRAAPRPSGGALAAALRAAGPMLATVVVAGVVIGTAVWGFNQLLFDPAPPTATADATTDAPADAPADAPAPSAPDAPAATDPAGPDVLAAPDGGVAEGLAGAADDVALSVTTDPPGARVSVDAFALPGVTPLQNVPITARAERTLRIERDGYLPVETTLAFDRDREVVVTLEPEPDAPPPEASGEAGTIRVVVEEASWLEAYQSTARGEGERLAYTTAQPGDTFTFERPVYLHVGNAGGLEVLVDGEPLVPTLGSRGAVTGRAFPEDAP
- a CDS encoding ABC transporter permease translates to MIWNLALHSLRHRPLRTFLTATGIAIAVGSMVVFLSLGEGLRRAFASELSNIGAELQISYGSFETSGFGGVPELPLDLLDDVEAAAEPFGVTKVVPLILYVRGGFTASSSFAFQGLPADVDVASIYPGYQVVEGDGIGPDDAGRNVAVVGVQAAERSNLAIGDVLRLSSDATFEIVGLAEDGGGFLSNGIVVPLSSLQTAIQSPDRVSFLVVDLEDPSRADEAAAALEERFPELGVQTAGDVLSVIERGIRITDVVRLGISAIALIVGAIAVANTVLMSVFERTREFGVVRAVGARPRFLFGVVLAESVLLSLVGGAAGVALGRGGAWAVNLVSADLIGLDVAAVTLRLVAFALLVALAMGLLSGLAPSARAARIQIADAVSQGG
- a CDS encoding ABC transporter ATP-binding protein — encoded protein: MLRAEQLVRTYATPAGPVHALQGVDHAFAPGRVTAVMGPSGSGKSTLLNLLAGFDRPDAGHVRLDDLALDALSETRLAALRLRHFGFVFQASNLISVLPARANVAFPMGLAGVPANERLVRADALLGRFGVAHRGGALPAKLSGGERQRVALARALANDPQVVFADEPTGNLDRASGREVIDALREVAADGRTVIVVTHDAAVADAADVTLAIADGAITSVVGADAGEAA
- a CDS encoding DUF423 domain-containing protein, encoding MSGGVPPAPRWAAVGALLAGAGVALGAFGAHALEPVLSEARLATFDTAVRYQTVHGVALLATAPLGAAARPARPWLLAGTVVFAGALYALVATDVSAFGAVAPVGGVALILGWALLAWRLLRTRTPARP
- a CDS encoding DMT family transporter, which translates into the protein MSASRSAADAMPSAATVTAVLVAVVAAISLGAIFARLADAPGAVVALWRMAFASVLILPAGLRGLRRAPPTAASLRPALLAGLLLGVHFATWLTSLAYTTVAASVTLVTTVPIWVALARWWGGTPPTRGVLVGLVLAIGGGVAIGVGDLQGGSAPLLGDALALLGAWSAAGYFLLGRRAQRAGLSTSGYATIAYLVAALVLIPLPAVLGAPYLDWPAATWGWILLMALAPQLVGHGGLNWANRHLDPTVVATVTLLEPIGAGVLAWLLFTEIPGVGVLLGAPVLLSGVALVVRHRRREGPGAAHPAP